In Candidatus Sericytochromatia bacterium, the genomic stretch ATATGGACGGCGTGGACGCCCTGATCGAGCGAGAATTTGGCCGGCCCCTGACCGTGATCGGCGCCTGCATCGGGACCGATGCGCACACGGTCGGAATCGACGCGATCATGAACATGAAGGGCTATGGGGGGCACTACGGGCTCGAGCGCTACCGGATGGTTCGGGCCATCAACCTCGGGGCGCAAATCCCGACGGATACGCTGGTGGCCCGAGCCAGAGTGGAACAGGCCGATGCGCTCCTGGTGTCGCAGATTGTGACCCAGAAAAATGCGCATATCACCAACCTGACGCAGCTGTCAGAGATGTTGGAGGCGGAGGGCTTGCGAGACCGGGTGGTGCTGATTGCGGGGGGGCCGCGGATCTCCCACCAGCTCGCCACGGAATTGGGTTTTGATGCCGGATTTGGTCC encodes the following:
- a CDS encoding OAM dimerization domain-containing protein encodes the protein MKISASGPRDEAAGSPAAVNLQAIKAYGDTLDDGAVQLSFCLPVPAGAQAEEAAKLLLAKMGLDEPLITAMEAMGPALTMFVAYGRCPYSVDYASIDLPLAKFPVLDMDGVDALIEREFGRPLTVIGACIGTDAHTVGIDAIMNMKGYGGHYGLERYRMVRAINLGAQIPTDTLVARARVEQADALLVSQIVTQKNAHITNLTQLSEMLEAEGLRDRVVLIAGGPRISHQLATELGFDAGFGP